Proteins co-encoded in one Salvia splendens isolate huo1 chromosome 4, SspV2, whole genome shotgun sequence genomic window:
- the LOC121799348 gene encoding DNA mismatch repair protein MSH4-like isoform X3, which translates to MCKISDVTCYSHNFGFLTQPFILLMLPSLSCSSEVGVAAFDLRSASFDLSQYIETSNSYHNTRTLLIFYDPMVTIVTPTKLAPDGMVGVSELVDKFCSSSTKVIMARGCFDDTRGAALVKNLAANEPSALGLETYSKQYYLCLAAAAATIKWIEAEKGLIITNHSLSVTFNGSFDHMNIDATSVQNLEIIEPMHSCLWGSNNKKRSLFHILKTTRTVGGTRLLRANLLQPLKNIETINARLDCLDELMSNEQLFFGLSQALRKFPKETDKVLCHFCFKQKKVTNEVLTSDTSRKSQILISSIILLKTALDSLPLLSKVLKDANSYLFKNIYKSICDNEKFATMRTRIGEVIDDDVLHARVPFVARTQQCFAVKAGIDGLLDIARRSFCDTSEAIYNLANKYREDFKLPNLKIPYNSRQGFYFNIPQKEIQGKLPNKFIQLNVRNKSAAKECYIRTECCLEELMEDIRKDVSQLTFLAEVLCLLDMMVNSFAHTISTKPVEKYTRPRFTYDGPLAIDSGRHPILENVHNEFVANNIFLSEASNMVVVTGPNMSGKSTYLQQVCLVVILAQIGCYVPAQFATLRIVDRIFTRMGTMDSVESNSSSFMTEMKETAFILQNASHRSLIVVDELGRATSSSDGFAIAWSCCEHLLALKAYTIFATHMENLSELATTYPNVKIVHFDVEIKNKHMDFKFQLKDGPRTVAHYGLMLASVAGLPVPVIESAESITSKIIQKEAERIQISFCQHHDLQMAYRVAQRLICLKFSNQDEDSIRAALQNLKECCIQGGL; encoded by the exons ATGTGCAAAATTTCTGATGTTACATGCTACAGCCACAATTTTGGTTTTCTTACTCAGCCTTTCATTTTGTTGATGCTTCCGTCATTGTCGTGCAGTTCCGAG GTAGGAGTTGCTGCATTTGACTTGAGATCAGCTTCATTTGATCTTTCTCAGTACATTGAGACCAGCAACTCATACCATAACACAAGAACACTGCTGATTTTTTATGATCCCATGGTAACTATTGTTACACCTACAAAGCTAGCTCCAGACGGCATGGTTGGAGTCTCAGAGCTGGTCGATAAATTTTGCTCTTCATCCACAAAG GTTATAATGGCTCGCGGTTGCTTTGATGACACAAGG GGGGCCGCGCTGGTGAAAAACTTGGCAGCTAATGAACCATCTGCTCTTGGTCTGGAGACCTATTCCAAACAATATTATCTTTGCTTGGCTGCAGCTGCTGCAACTATCAAGTG GATAGAGGCTGAGAAAGGGTTGATCATCACAAACCACTCACTGTCA GTCACATTTAATGGATCATTTGACCACATGAATATAGACGCTACTAG TGTCCAAAACTTGGAAATTATAGAGCCGATGCACTCTTGTCTTTGGGGCTCTAACAACAAGAAGAGAAGTTTATttcacattctcaaaacaacaaGGACAGTGGGAGG CACCAGACTTTTGCGCGCCAATCTTTTGCAGCCCCTAAAAAACATTGAGACTATCAATGCCCGTCTTGATTGTCTT GATGAGCTAATGAGCAACGAGCAACTATTTTTTGGCCTCTCTCAGGCTCTCCGTAAGTTTCCAAAAGAAACTG ATAAGGTCCTCTGTCATTTCTGCTTCAAGCAAAAGAAAGTTACCAATGAAGTCTTGACCAGTGACACTTCCAGAAAGAGCCAAATCTTGATATCAAGCATTATTCTTCTTAAAACAGCTCTTGATTCCTTGCCACTACTCTCCAAG GTGCTTAAGGATGCAAATTCTTACCTCTTCAAAAATATATACAAGTCCATATGCGATAATGAAAAGTTTGCTACTATGCGAACAAG GATAGGAGAGGTCATTGATGACGATGTTCTTCATGCACGTGTTCCTTTTGTTGCTCGAACTCAACAGTGTTTTGCTGTCAAGGCAGGAATTGATGGACTTCTAGATATTGCTCGGAGATCATTCTGTGATACTAGTGAAG CAATATACAACTTGGCAAACAAATACAGGGAGGACTTTAAGCTGCCAAATTTGAAAATCCCATATAATAGCAGACAAGGTTTTTACTTTAACATACCTCAGAAGGAAATACAAGGAAAACTTCCCAACAAGTTTATCCAG TTGAATGTAAGAAACAAGTCTGCAGCTAAAGAATGCTATATCCGGACAGAGTGTTGCCTGGAGG AACTGATGGAAGACATACGGAAGGATGTCTCTCAGCTTACTTTTCTTGCTGAGGTTTTATGCCTTCTTGATATGATGGTCAATTCATTTGCTCATACAATATCAACAAAGCCAGTTGAAAAATACACCAGACCAAGATTTACAT ATGATGGACCATTGGCAATTGATTCAGGAAGACATCCCATTCTTGAAAACGTACACAATGAGTTTGTG GCCAACAACATTTTTCTTTCTGAAGCATCAAATATGGTAGTTGTAACGGGCCCAAACAT gaGTGGGAAGAGTACTTATCTTCAGCAAGTTTGCCTTGTAGTCATCCTCGCTCAAATTGGGTGTTACGTTCCTGCTCAGTTTGCAACTTTGAGAATAGTTGATCGCATATTTACTAGGATGGGAACTATGGACAGTGTTGAATCAAATTCTAGCTCG TTTATGACCGAGATGAAAGAGACTGCTTTTATCCTGCAAAATGCTTCTCATAG AAGTCTGATTGTTGTAGATGAATTAGGGAGAGCAACATCTTCCTCTGATGGTTTTGCAATTGCTTGGAGCTGTTGTGAACATCTACTGGCTTTAAAAGC GTACACCATATTTGCTACTCATATGGAGAACTTATCCGAGCTGGCCACAACATATCCAAATGTGAAAATTGTACACTTTGATGTCGAGATCAAGAATAAGCACATGGATTTCAAG TTTCAACTGAAAGATGGGCCCCGAACTGTTGCGCACTATGGCCTTATGCTAGCAAGCGTAGCTGGACTACCGGTTCCAGTGATAGAGTCAGCCGAAAGTATCACATCAAAGATTATACAGAAG
- the LOC121799348 gene encoding DNA mismatch repair protein MSH4-like isoform X6, which yields MCKISDVTCYSHNFGFLTQPFILLMLPSLSCSSEVGVAAFDLRSASFDLSQYIETSNSYHNTRTLLIFYDPMVTIVTPTKLAPDGMVGVSELVDKFCSSSTKVIMARGCFDDTRGAALVKNLAANEPSALGLETYSKQYYLCLAAAAATIKWIEAEKGLIITNHSLSVTFNGSFDHMNIDATSVQNLEIIEPMHSCLWGSNNKKRSLFHILKTTRTVGGTRLLRANLLQPLKNIETINARLDCLDELMSNEQLFFGLSQALRKFPKETDKVLCHFCFKQKKVTNEVLTSDTSRKSQILISSIILLKTALDSLPLLSKVLKDANSYLFKNIYKSICDNEKFATMRTRIGEVIDDDVLHARVPFVARTQQCFAVKAGIDGLLDIARRSFCDTSEAIYNLANKYREDFKLPNLKIPYNSRQGFYFNIPQKEIQGKLPNKFIQVNRHGNNIHCSSLELASLNVRNKSAAKECYIRTECCLEELMEDIRKDVSQLTFLAEVLCLLDMMVNSFAHTISTKPVEKYTRPRFTYDGPLAIDSGRHPILENVHNEFVANNIFLSEASNMVVVTGPNMSGKSTYLQQVCLVVILAQIGCYVPAQFATLRIVDRIFTRMGTMDSVESNSSSVHHICYSYGELIRAGHNISKCENCTL from the exons ATGTGCAAAATTTCTGATGTTACATGCTACAGCCACAATTTTGGTTTTCTTACTCAGCCTTTCATTTTGTTGATGCTTCCGTCATTGTCGTGCAGTTCCGAG GTAGGAGTTGCTGCATTTGACTTGAGATCAGCTTCATTTGATCTTTCTCAGTACATTGAGACCAGCAACTCATACCATAACACAAGAACACTGCTGATTTTTTATGATCCCATGGTAACTATTGTTACACCTACAAAGCTAGCTCCAGACGGCATGGTTGGAGTCTCAGAGCTGGTCGATAAATTTTGCTCTTCATCCACAAAG GTTATAATGGCTCGCGGTTGCTTTGATGACACAAGG GGGGCCGCGCTGGTGAAAAACTTGGCAGCTAATGAACCATCTGCTCTTGGTCTGGAGACCTATTCCAAACAATATTATCTTTGCTTGGCTGCAGCTGCTGCAACTATCAAGTG GATAGAGGCTGAGAAAGGGTTGATCATCACAAACCACTCACTGTCA GTCACATTTAATGGATCATTTGACCACATGAATATAGACGCTACTAG TGTCCAAAACTTGGAAATTATAGAGCCGATGCACTCTTGTCTTTGGGGCTCTAACAACAAGAAGAGAAGTTTATttcacattctcaaaacaacaaGGACAGTGGGAGG CACCAGACTTTTGCGCGCCAATCTTTTGCAGCCCCTAAAAAACATTGAGACTATCAATGCCCGTCTTGATTGTCTT GATGAGCTAATGAGCAACGAGCAACTATTTTTTGGCCTCTCTCAGGCTCTCCGTAAGTTTCCAAAAGAAACTG ATAAGGTCCTCTGTCATTTCTGCTTCAAGCAAAAGAAAGTTACCAATGAAGTCTTGACCAGTGACACTTCCAGAAAGAGCCAAATCTTGATATCAAGCATTATTCTTCTTAAAACAGCTCTTGATTCCTTGCCACTACTCTCCAAG GTGCTTAAGGATGCAAATTCTTACCTCTTCAAAAATATATACAAGTCCATATGCGATAATGAAAAGTTTGCTACTATGCGAACAAG GATAGGAGAGGTCATTGATGACGATGTTCTTCATGCACGTGTTCCTTTTGTTGCTCGAACTCAACAGTGTTTTGCTGTCAAGGCAGGAATTGATGGACTTCTAGATATTGCTCGGAGATCATTCTGTGATACTAGTGAAG CAATATACAACTTGGCAAACAAATACAGGGAGGACTTTAAGCTGCCAAATTTGAAAATCCCATATAATAGCAGACAAGGTTTTTACTTTAACATACCTCAGAAGGAAATACAAGGAAAACTTCCCAACAAGTTTATCCAG GTCAATAGACATGGAAACAACATACATTGTTCTTCTTTAGAACTGGCCTCT TTGAATGTAAGAAACAAGTCTGCAGCTAAAGAATGCTATATCCGGACAGAGTGTTGCCTGGAGG AACTGATGGAAGACATACGGAAGGATGTCTCTCAGCTTACTTTTCTTGCTGAGGTTTTATGCCTTCTTGATATGATGGTCAATTCATTTGCTCATACAATATCAACAAAGCCAGTTGAAAAATACACCAGACCAAGATTTACAT ATGATGGACCATTGGCAATTGATTCAGGAAGACATCCCATTCTTGAAAACGTACACAATGAGTTTGTG GCCAACAACATTTTTCTTTCTGAAGCATCAAATATGGTAGTTGTAACGGGCCCAAACAT gaGTGGGAAGAGTACTTATCTTCAGCAAGTTTGCCTTGTAGTCATCCTCGCTCAAATTGGGTGTTACGTTCCTGCTCAGTTTGCAACTTTGAGAATAGTTGATCGCATATTTACTAGGATGGGAACTATGGACAGTGTTGAATCAAATTCTAGCTCG GTACACCATATTTGCTACTCATATGGAGAACTTATCCGAGCTGGCCACAACATATCCAAATGTGAAAATTGTACACTTTGA